From Mycoplasmopsis gallinacea, the proteins below share one genomic window:
- the mnmA gene encoding tRNA 2-thiouridine(34) synthase MnmA → MSKKVVIGMSGGVDSSVAAYLLQKQGYDVVGLYMRNWDSFTNNDILGNKDLNQEVCTQEQDYNDALKVAQKLGIKLERVDFVQEYWDNVFENFIEEYKKGRTPNPDILCNKYIKFNAFAKYAFEKLGADYIAMGHYAKVENGHLYRAKDQNKDQTYFLAQLSHEQLSRVIMPLADLTKDKIREIAAELELATANKKDSTGICFIGERNFGQFLQNYIPAQDGDTVDITTGKKVGRHVGCFYYTIGQRKGLNLGGMPEPYYVCGHDVKQNILYVAPASRSEYLDSNMLIASNLNLNNTDYDPNNLTAKFRYRQNDIKVSIELLDNNEVKIYYPEKSQAVTPGQQVVLYDGEKCIGGAVIEKVYLDDKQLTYI, encoded by the coding sequence ATGAGTAAAAAAGTAGTTATTGGAATGAGTGGTGGAGTAGATTCATCAGTAGCTGCATACTTGTTACAAAAACAAGGCTACGATGTTGTTGGCCTTTATATGCGGAATTGAGATAGCTTTACCAACAATGACATTTTAGGGAATAAAGATTTAAATCAAGAAGTATGTACTCAAGAGCAAGATTACAATGACGCTCTTAAGGTTGCTCAAAAATTAGGTATCAAACTTGAAAGAGTTGACTTTGTTCAAGAATACTGAGATAATGTTTTTGAAAACTTTATTGAAGAATACAAAAAAGGAAGAACTCCAAACCCAGATATTTTATGTAACAAATACATCAAATTTAATGCTTTTGCAAAATATGCTTTTGAAAAGCTTGGTGCAGATTATATTGCTATGGGTCATTATGCTAAAGTTGAAAATGGACATCTTTATCGTGCTAAAGATCAAAACAAAGATCAAACATACTTTTTAGCTCAGCTTTCACATGAGCAACTTTCAAGAGTTATTATGCCCCTTGCAGATTTAACTAAAGATAAAATTCGAGAAATTGCGGCCGAATTAGAACTTGCTACTGCTAATAAAAAAGACTCAACTGGAATTTGCTTTATTGGCGAAAGAAACTTTGGTCAATTCCTTCAAAACTACATTCCAGCTCAAGATGGTGATACTGTGGATATAACAACTGGTAAAAAAGTTGGAAGACACGTTGGGTGCTTTTATTACACAATCGGTCAAAGAAAAGGTTTAAACCTTGGCGGTATGCCTGAGCCATATTATGTGTGCGGTCATGATGTGAAACAAAATATTTTATATGTAGCTCCTGCTTCTAGAAGCGAATATCTTGATTCGAATATGCTTATTGCTTCAAATTTAAATTTAAATAATACTGATTATGATCCAAATAATTTAACAGCTAAATTTAGATATCGTCAAAATGATATTAAAGTAAGCATTGAACTTTTAGATAACAATGAAGTAAAAATATACTATCCAGAAAAATCACAAGCAGTTACTCCGGGGCAACAAGTTGTTTTATACGATGGAGAAAAATGCATTGGTGGTGCAGTAATTGAAAAAGTTTATTTAGATGATAAACAATTAACATATATTTAG
- a CDS encoding histidinol-phosphatase, translated as MKHDYHNHTYLCKHADVTIDDLLQEYSARGYLEVGISDHIPYPGELDSKDNSRMHLSEMDQYIADIEKARKKYPNIKIYTGFESEYFPNQDSWYRQVLQREDVDYLILGIHAVENLDPENNYNRNCNTAKELQRYWDSLSAGMRTGLFAYAVHPDFYMKSYVEWDEHCEELANKICDLALELDFPLGFNINGFWKGPRMIGSAFRNKYPIEQFWQIVSKKGVKILLESDTHHLKQLHDKEIVDKTYNLLKEWKIDHLLVEKIDIEKYKQKVKKLLNNA; from the coding sequence ATGAAACACGATTACCACAATCACACCTATTTATGTAAACATGCAGATGTGACAATTGATGATCTTTTACAAGAATACTCTGCTCGTGGATACTTAGAAGTGGGTATTTCAGATCACATCCCCTACCCTGGAGAACTTGATTCTAAAGATAATTCACGTATGCATTTAAGTGAAATGGATCAGTACATTGCAGATATTGAAAAAGCACGTAAGAAATATCCAAATATTAAAATTTACACTGGTTTTGAAAGTGAATATTTTCCAAATCAAGATTCTTGGTATCGCCAAGTTTTACAAAGAGAAGATGTGGATTATTTAATTTTAGGAATTCATGCTGTGGAAAATTTAGACCCAGAGAATAACTATAACCGTAATTGCAATACAGCAAAAGAGCTTCAAAGATATTGAGATTCGCTAAGCGCAGGGATGAGAACTGGTTTATTTGCTTATGCAGTGCACCCTGATTTTTATATGAAATCATATGTTGAATGAGATGAGCATTGCGAAGAACTTGCAAACAAAATTTGCGATTTAGCACTTGAACTTGATTTCCCGCTTGGATTTAATATTAATGGATTTTGAAAAGGTCCAAGAATGATTGGAAGTGCTTTTAGAAATAAATATCCAATTGAGCAATTTTGACAAATAGTATCTAAAAAAGGTGTTAAAATTCTTCTTGAATCAGATACACACCACCTTAAACAGCTTCATGATAAAGAAATTGTAGATAAAACTTATAACCTTTTAAAAGAGTGAAAAATTGATCATCTTTTGGTTGAAAAAATTGATATTGAAAAATATAAACAAAAAGTGAAAAAACTTTTAAATAATGCTTAA
- a CDS encoding MurR/RpiR family transcriptional regulator: protein MISNIKESSLIKKLLGYSHRDTNSGHIAKTLLINIHQIDKLNSSEIAELCATTQSSISKFVKKLGFYSFSDFKGEIVKYRNKVQLSKTQGYLKNQELLNKTIHFAQLLLKFDFTKIINAIKNAKKIIINASGGALRVSDEFTTQLQRAGYNVFLPDSFSNRYTQAIVSDEETLVIFISNSATTMETLIPTLLCKNKGSKIVAITNKIPNDFANELTLSFQKFNSEQKIDPLDFHLYLNIVFTYLLNLL from the coding sequence ATGATTAGTAATATTAAAGAATCTTCACTTATTAAAAAGTTATTAGGTTATTCACATCGTGATACCAATTCAGGTCACATTGCAAAAACTTTACTTATAAATATTCATCAAATTGATAAATTAAATTCAAGCGAAATTGCTGAGCTTTGCGCCACTACTCAAAGTAGCATTAGCAAGTTTGTGAAAAAATTAGGGTTTTACTCTTTTAGTGATTTTAAAGGAGAAATTGTTAAGTATCGTAATAAAGTTCAACTTAGTAAAACTCAAGGATATTTAAAAAATCAAGAACTACTTAATAAAACAATTCACTTTGCTCAGTTATTGCTTAAATTTGATTTTACTAAAATCATTAACGCAATTAAAAATGCTAAGAAAATCATTATTAATGCTTCTGGTGGAGCTTTGAGAGTTTCTGATGAATTTACCACCCAACTTCAAAGAGCAGGATATAACGTTTTTTTACCTGATAGCTTTTCAAATCGCTACACACAAGCTATTGTCTCTGATGAAGAAACTTTAGTGATTTTTATTTCCAATTCTGCTACAACAATGGAAACCTTAATTCCAACTTTACTTTGCAAAAACAAAGGTTCAAAGATTGTAGCAATTACTAATAAAATTCCTAATGATTTTGCAAATGAATTAACTTTAAGTTTCCAAAAATTTAACTCAGAGCAAAAAATTGATCCATTAGATTTTCATTTATATTTAAATATTGTCTTTACTTATTTGCTTAATTTACTTTAA
- a CDS encoding PTS transporter subunit EIIC, with the protein MIKKVTIPDPLRTFWSKFRSGLERFGRSLILPVSILPIMAIIGAIGYIMISAGNKTGAMKDANFAAAANAIKLIGMAPIYNLDILFAIGIAAGLAKEEKASSALCGICALIGLYFAGNVLLKYSSLKSLLDPKEVGKLELIERFGKYSNSFNLNALGGILAGYIGYLTHKYTYRLQFPKAIAFFGGAKFSPVATFLTSFIIGLPFNAIWVYIYYAIGKMGQGIRLMGAGGSFLYGFTNRLLLPFGLHNVPNAILRYTPAGGTWKFIVEGKEETFNGFYTILLAKLQHGQRITAQDSMISNGTYPTNIFALPGAAVAMFLAVPKDKRKVAAPIIFGAVSSAVLSGVTEPIEFTFIFVAPVLWLVHALMTGFTYMFMYLAGAGMVSGTGEGIITWLIYNLSGYEIIDRVWMLWVLGPVFFVEYLVIFYFLITKMNLSTPGRNGNEVKLMSKKEFREKTANKDKEETQQISEQTNELLKNEKEEDINLSKELINAYGGFENMTEIGSCISRLRISVIDKDKVDRDRIKALGAMGVVESGDQVQSVFGAKAMVYSRIMNNLKK; encoded by the coding sequence ATGATTAAAAAAGTAACTATCCCAGATCCGCTTAGAACTTTTTGAAGTAAGTTCCGTAGTGGTTTGGAAAGATTTGGTAGAAGTTTAATCTTACCAGTTTCAATTTTGCCAATTATGGCAATTATTGGTGCAATTGGTTACATTATGATTTCTGCTGGTAATAAAACAGGTGCAATGAAAGATGCTAATTTTGCTGCAGCTGCAAATGCTATTAAATTAATTGGTATGGCTCCAATTTATAACTTAGATATTCTTTTCGCAATTGGTATTGCTGCTGGGCTTGCTAAAGAAGAAAAAGCTTCTTCAGCTCTTTGTGGAATATGTGCCTTAATTGGTCTTTATTTTGCAGGAAATGTGCTTTTAAAATATTCAAGTTTAAAATCACTTTTAGACCCTAAAGAAGTAGGGAAATTAGAATTAATTGAACGGTTTGGAAAATATTCAAATTCATTCAATTTAAATGCTCTTGGTGGTATTTTAGCTGGTTATATCGGTTATTTAACTCACAAATATACATACAGATTACAATTCCCTAAAGCAATCGCATTCTTTGGAGGAGCTAAATTTTCTCCAGTTGCAACCTTTTTAACTTCATTTATTATTGGGTTGCCTTTTAATGCTATTTGAGTATATATTTACTATGCAATTGGTAAAATGGGACAAGGAATTAGATTAATGGGAGCTGGTGGTTCATTCTTATATGGATTTACCAACAGATTACTTCTTCCATTTGGACTTCACAATGTTCCAAATGCTATTTTAAGATACACACCAGCTGGTGGAACTTGAAAATTCATTGTTGAAGGTAAAGAAGAAACATTTAACGGATTTTACACAATCTTACTTGCTAAACTTCAACATGGTCAAAGAATTACCGCTCAAGATTCTATGATTTCAAACGGAACATATCCAACTAATATCTTTGCTCTTCCAGGAGCTGCTGTAGCTATGTTTTTAGCTGTGCCTAAAGATAAAAGAAAAGTAGCTGCTCCAATTATCTTTGGTGCTGTATCTTCAGCTGTGCTTTCAGGAGTTACAGAACCAATTGAATTTACCTTTATTTTCGTAGCACCAGTGCTTTGACTTGTGCATGCTCTTATGACTGGATTTACATATATGTTTATGTATCTTGCAGGTGCAGGTATGGTTTCAGGAACTGGTGAAGGAATTATTACATGATTAATTTACAACCTTTCAGGATACGAAATTATTGATCGTGTATGAATGCTTTGAGTTCTTGGACCTGTCTTCTTTGTTGAATATCTTGTGATATTTTATTTCTTAATTACTAAAATGAATTTAAGTACACCAGGTAGAAATGGAAACGAAGTTAAATTAATGAGTAAAAAAGAATTTAGAGAAAAAACAGCAAATAAAGATAAAGAAGAAACTCAACAAATAAGCGAGCAAACTAATGAGCTTCTTAAAAACGAAAAAGAAGAAGACATTAATTTATCAAAAGAGTTAATTAATGCTTACGGTGGCTTTGAAAATATGACCGAAATTGGAAGTTGCATTTCAAGACTTAGAATTTCAGTTATTGATAAAGACAAAGTGGACCGTGATAGAATTAAAGCGCTTGGTGCAATGGGTGTAGTTGAAAGCGGTGACCAAGTGCAATCTGTTTTTGGTGCTAAAGCAATGGTTTATAGCCGTATTATGAATAATCTTAAAAAATAA
- the rplL gene encoding 50S ribosomal protein L7/L12: MAKLTKETFIESLKEMSIKEVMELVEAMKEEFGIDPTAAVAVAAAPAEGGEAEKSSVKVVLKADNGKKVAIIKVVKDLLGLSLMDAKKIVDALPATIKENIKPEEAEPIRAALAEAGADVVVE, from the coding sequence ATGGCTAAATTAACAAAAGAAACATTTATCGAATCATTAAAAGAAATGTCAATTAAAGAAGTTATGGAACTTGTTGAAGCAATGAAAGAAGAATTTGGAATCGACCCTACAGCTGCTGTTGCTGTTGCTGCAGCTCCTGCTGAAGGTGGAGAAGCTGAAAAATCATCAGTTAAAGTTGTTCTTAAAGCTGACAACGGTAAAAAAGTTGCAATCATCAAAGTAGTTAAAGATCTTTTAGGACTTTCATTAATGGATGCTAAAAAAATCGTTGATGCATTACCTGCAACAATCAAAGAAAACATCAAACCTGAAGAAGCTGAACCTATCCGTGCAGCTTTAGCAGAAGCTGGTGCTGACGTTGTTGTTGAATAA
- the rplJ gene encoding 50S ribosomal protein L10 codes for MSESKFKLAKREVVAEISDKIASSQAVAFAEYRGLTVAELRELRKEAKAMGVEIKVYKNRLFKLAAQAAGYADLSEHLVGPNIFAFSQNDEMSAAKLLVKFAKKHKIMVIKAGTFDGKVVDAAGVKQVASLPSYEEALAILARSLMAPLSQISLSLKLVSEGKSE; via the coding sequence ATGTCAGAATCAAAGTTCAAATTAGCAAAAAGAGAAGTTGTTGCTGAAATTTCAGATAAAATCGCTTCTTCACAAGCTGTTGCATTTGCTGAATATCGTGGACTTACTGTTGCTGAACTTCGTGAATTAAGAAAAGAAGCTAAAGCAATGGGTGTTGAAATTAAAGTATACAAAAACCGTTTATTTAAACTTGCTGCTCAAGCAGCTGGATATGCTGATTTATCAGAACACTTAGTTGGTCCAAACATTTTTGCATTTTCTCAAAATGACGAAATGAGTGCAGCTAAATTATTAGTAAAATTTGCTAAAAAACACAAAATCATGGTTATTAAAGCCGGAACATTTGATGGTAAAGTTGTTGATGCTGCAGGTGTTAAACAAGTTGCATCTCTTCCTTCATACGAAGAAGCTCTTGCAATTCTTGCACGTTCATTGATGGCTCCTTTATCACAAATTTCATTATCACTTAAACTTGTAAGTGAAGGAAAATCAGAATAA
- the rpsR gene encoding 30S ribosomal protein S18, whose translation MNFKRKKGFQPRRKVCEFCESNTHYVDYKNVELLNKYVSATGSIKSKSQTGTCAKHQRKVSTAIKRARVMALMPYIVIRSRMAK comes from the coding sequence ATGAATTTCAAACGTAAAAAAGGTTTCCAACCAAGAAGAAAAGTATGTGAATTTTGCGAATCAAACACACACTACGTAGATTACAAAAATGTTGAATTATTAAACAAATATGTTTCTGCTACAGGAAGCATCAAATCAAAATCTCAAACAGGAACATGTGCAAAACACCAAAGAAAAGTTTCTACAGCTATTAAAAGAGCAAGAGTTATGGCTTTAATGCCTTACATCGTTATTCGTTCAAGAATGGCAAAATAA
- a CDS encoding single-stranded DNA-binding protein, whose protein sequence is MNKVILIGRTTSNAVLNYTNSQVPYARVSLAINREYYGRSSNSNNEVTDFIPLVGWNGTADLMANRIPKGTLVAVEGSLYSNTYRSNQTNTLVRSYEVNVERIRILENRQSINERLGNSGENSSSNNFQRNTFTPRTNNNQAQNSFGTPAVTLNEEVSQSSEIDHQLGEHFSSEDDL, encoded by the coding sequence ATGAACAAAGTTATTTTAATTGGTCGTACAACATCAAATGCTGTGTTAAACTACACAAACTCACAAGTGCCTTATGCACGTGTTTCACTTGCTATTAACCGTGAGTACTACGGTAGAAGTTCAAATAGTAATAATGAAGTTACTGACTTTATTCCTCTTGTAGGGTGAAATGGAACAGCTGATTTAATGGCTAATAGAATCCCTAAAGGGACATTAGTTGCTGTTGAAGGGAGTTTGTATTCAAACACTTATAGATCAAACCAAACTAATACTTTAGTTAGATCTTATGAAGTTAATGTGGAAAGAATTCGTATTTTAGAAAATCGTCAATCAATTAATGAAAGACTTGGAAATTCTGGAGAAAATTCATCATCAAATAATTTCCAAAGAAATACATTCACACCAAGAACAAATAATAACCAAGCTCAAAATAGCTTTGGTACACCAGCTGTAACACTTAATGAAGAAGTTTCACAAAGCTCTGAAATTGATCATCAACTTGGTGAACACTTTAGTAGCGAAGATGACTTATAA